The Anopheles maculipalpis chromosome 3RL, idAnoMacuDA_375_x, whole genome shotgun sequence genomic sequence GAATGTAGGACATATGgtgtaaagaaataaatactTTTAACGGTGTGTGAGTTAAagcttttgcagtttttgattggtttttattGAGCTTTCTTGCTTATTGAATAATTGGTGTTGTTGCAATAGTCCCCTATATCACTAAGAGTTGCGATGAGTACCATCCGGAACATGCTTATTCTCTTGTGATTCTAAAAGCTCTCCGATTGATCCTATTTTTAATCTCCTGttcagggttgagcacgtctAGATGACCAGGCCAGTCCTCCAACCGCGGCTGCATCCAATCTCCGGTAGGTTTGACTCCACGAGTCAgtgacgagcaccttcctggtggggcatgagtctaGCATCCTCATAACGTGCCCCAGCCATTCTATCCATTCGGCTTTCACTATCGTCAGGATAGTGAAAGCCGTCAGGAAGTGTCGAGTGGACCGcagatgatgtcgatgtcgatCATCCATGAGGGCTAGGAATGGGAGcaatcgggtgaaaatcgtgctcCGGATTCGCATGACATCCTCCAGAGAGAACAACATGCTTTTCATAACACCCTCCAGAGTCGATCAGCAGACAGGAGTCCATAGTGGCTTTGATCAACCATACCTTCCCGGCATAGCTTCCCAGCTATGCCGTACTGTTGCATAGTGTTCCATAATTTGGTGCTAACTAGGCTAAATATCCAGCTCAAATCAATTTAGCACCCGATATCCAGAATTACCTGAGAGAGAACAGCCTGTAATGCATCAATTGGACCACGAAACTGGGTAGTTAGGGTTGACGAGGCCGTTTCACAGGAAAGTTTTGGATGAAGTCCGTCGATCAGGCCCCTCAGACGAAACTTGTTAGTGGTTGCCTCAGAATGTCCCTCTTCATACATACTGGACAGGATGTCGATCCCGAGCTGAGCAGTGGCGGATGAAGGCGTTTGGAGGCGGAATGGAAATTGGGGGGAACCTCACCCAGTAACGGATATCAATCTCCCGGAAATTGAACTGAAGCAACTGAACCTAGACCCCTGTACATCTGCAATAATTCTACATCAAAAGGAATTCTCTAGCTGACGAGGCCCCTTGTGGCCGCCCATTAACCTGACCACTGGTAGTTGTAGTTAGAGAACAGTCCTTACCCCGGTATTGCCATACGAATAAGACGACTAAGAGGACTGCTTGAGGGACTTTCTTCGATCATTTTGAACGCAGGATGAATAAGCAGCTACAAGAACTTGCTACAAGctacaagaacaagaagactACTAGAACTTGAAGATATCTATCTGTAGCTATTGTACTCCGAGCATCGATATGTGTACAGAGAATTGAAAAACCCCAGTGAATCCAGGGCTCTAACCAAATATTCATATATCTCTTCATGTGACGCAATGACTTGTGTTAAGGGAATCGTTATCACTTACCTAAGAAACAACCTTTTCCAAATTTGCAGGCAAGTTGAAATGATGTCCTCTGGTCaggcaaatatttcaaaattctttcgATACTATAGAACACAGAACAGAACGTTAAAACATAagtttaaactaaaaaaaaatacctcgCACACACTGTCATGTCGTCGTGTTATTTCCCGGGTGTTTACACCATATATTCTAACTTGTTTTTCCAAATGTTGGTCACATAAACTTAAGCCACGTAGTTCTTTCTTCAACTATTACTGTCTTCTTCCTCTTGGGGCATCTCACCTATTTCATTACAAGCTCTCGAACGTTACACGTCCTCTACTTAGTTGTGACTATGACGCTCATTCATTCAACCTATTCACCATGTACTGGGTTAGTAGTGTAGTAATGGAGTTgagtaaaattatttacgtCCTCTAAAGTGCGCTGTGTAAACTGCTGTGCCAGAAGTTGATGTAGGAAAATTCTCCGCCTCATAAGACGATTGATTGCATAAGACTACATAAGTGCGATTTGTGCAGactatttgtgtgtgtttttttagttttcttcaCATTTAAAAGGTTTACACATATCATATGTTATggaacacacaacacacccaTGAGAATATGTCAGTTCGTGAACGCTTGTGGGCCACGTGTTCAATGTCCTACTGTAAAAGATTACATTCCTGGCATACCAACCAGTTATATTAGTGCCAGCGATAGTATGGTTTTGCATAAATATggttaagttttctttttattagaTGTTTAACTTAATTTGTAACATATCTTCTGCATGCCGCAATCGTATGAAATGCCACGAATTAAGTTTAACATCCAACAGTTTCATCTTATCAGCTAAAACCTGGATGtccctttttgtttctgtttctgtccCACTCTCTCAAACCTATCCCGGAGAACCTGCTTTTTCCACTCTTCTCCTCACATCGCAAAGCTTTTCTTTGCCTTCAACGTTTCTTCAGCGCCAACAGTTTCCATTACAGTAAAGAGAGCAACTTTTCTTAAAAGTGCTCAGTATCAGTACCTCAAAAACCAGTCACGATTCCTTTGGAATTCAAACAaacactttttctttcttcaacatTACATTCGGAGCGAAAAACGAATAAAGCCttaagaaaaacgaaacgagaaTAGATCTCTCCTCCGTCCTTAGTGTCATCCTGAGAGATTTGTCGAAATGAGAAGCAAAAAGCCTGTGAAATgttgtgatgtttttgttaACTATTTTTCAGTGGTTCACTTTTAGCAACCTTCAAGCTGtggctcaaaaaaaaaaaccaccaacatcatcatcatcatcgatcggTCTCCACACACATGCGCCGATGATTCTGATGACACCTCTTCTCACTAAAATCTAAACTGTGGTACTACAATTCATCTGAAGcgttgcattttttaaatgcaaaaccCATCTCCGCTTACAAATCTAACTGTCCTTCTGCCCTGCTCACTAATATCTAGGGGGACGAGCGCCAACAATGCTTGACCGTTGAATTTCACTCGTCCTTTTGGGAATGTcaatttcttttactttttaaccCTGTTATTTTTACCCATGTTAGCCTAGCTCAACTGCAAATAAATTCAACACAGAATTCGAATTGAACAGGTAGATATAAATGAGGATGCGCGTGTATATACAAAAGCATTATGCATTATGGTTGCCTTAGCTATAGAACTGAGGAAGCAGAATGTTGTTTGAGCGCGTATATAAGTAATAATAACGGAAGGAAACATTCATCATTAAATGAAATCACTGGGAGGGGTGGAAAGATCACAAAATTTAGATTCGCATTCCTACTACGATCTGCGCTCCTTCTTTCTTATACATccgtctctctttctctcttccgaTCCCGTTCCGTAAGAATCGTTAAAAAAGCGTTCAATAAATTACATCACGGTCAAGACATATGGTACAAGGGGAAGGTTGTCGTTCCAGTCCAGCAAAACACTCCACTTCCCAAATGGAGTAAGAGAGATATTGAAGGGGTTGTGGTCATCATTGTCCACCTAGAACAGCTGCTGCAAAACGTCAGCAATCTTCTTCATCGAATCGCCCTTCAGCATCGATCGGTGGTCGCCCTTTACGGTGAAGATCTCAACCTTTTGCTGGCAAAGCTGTGaggagaaagattttttgcGCAATTAGTACCAACAGGAGCAGTGAGAAGCAAAAGcttcttatttttttggttgtatACTTACATCCGATAGTCCATAGTCACCCTGCAGCTTAGCGTAGTTTTCGGTAGGCTTGACCAGCTTCACCGTTGCCTTTACCTTGGACGACGGTTTGTACATATGGCTGGCAACGATTTTGCCTACGAAAGATCTTGCTGTGGTGGCGAGCTGtagcaaaggaaaaagtttACATTTTAgatataataattttttatgcTATAGATGCTATGGATCGATCGCCCCGAAGATACCAGATAAAATGAACTTAATCCTGAAAAACTTTATCGAAACTTACCAGCTGTAGTGAGTAATGCGGAATCTTGGCGTGCACCATCTCCGCACACTTGGCCACACGGTCGTCCCACGACTTGGCCTCCACCAGCTCCTTCGCAGTACGTCCATAGTCCAGTCCACCGCAAACCATCGCGAAGTATGCTAACGCGTACGCCTCATCAACAGCTTGCACTACTTCCCCGTTTGCATTTCGCTGCTTCTGCGCTTCCGTGTACCAGCTCACGTACCGTGGCGACCCATCCAGCAGTAGCAATTGACACGCATCGCCAGCCTTCTCCAGCTGTACCACCATCTCGTACGCAATCGAGGCACCGAACGAGTAGCCAACGATCGTGTACGGACCACGTGGTTGCACCGTACGGATCTGTTTGATGTAGTATGCCGCCAACAGTTCGAGCGAATCAAGTGGTGCTGCTTCTACACACTGCAAGCCATACACCGGCACAGGGAGTGTTTGTGCCAGTGGGATCAAAGCCGTAATGACGCCCTCGATTGCGTGTACCGCAAACACCGGTCGTGCTTTGCTTCCTGCCGGAGCAGCCGATTCCAACCGTACCAAGCATTCCTTCGGCATAAGATCCTCACTAAACTTGACCTGCGTACCGTCACCGATTGCGTGCTCATCCGTACGCTTTCCACCTGCTCCTCCAGCTGCCATGGGCGATCCTGCACCATTAACCACTCCACCAGCATCTCCACCAGCTGCACCGCCCTTTTCGAACGATCGGAGCTTGCCGAACGTAAGGAGGCGAATTTCAGCTGCACTCAGCACAAGATCGAAGCTACGTTCAAGCGTTTGCTTAATTTCTGCGCCCATCAACGAATCCATTCCGAGATCGGCCAGTGTCGCACCATCAGAAACGTTCTTGGTGTCCTTCAGCCCAAGAATATTAGCGATGCATCCCACCAAACTAACGCCACCCGTGTCCGTCTTGCGCTTTTCGGCAATCACCATCGACGCCAGCACAGGGTTCGGCTGCTGCATGAACAGATCCATCGTCTGCAGACAGGACGGCATACGCTGGGGTAGCGTACCACCGACCACCGTATCGTTATCGCCCAAATTCTCCAACACCAATCCCGTATCACCGATCGCTCCCCACTGGATGGCTGTCGCGGGCAGACCGACAGCATGTCGAGCTTCACAAATACGTTCCATGGCAGAATTTGCTAGTCCATAGTTAACCTGTCCCTGATTTCCACGGCCACAGGAAACACTCGAGAAGCACACGAAGTAGTCCAAATCGGGACAAAGTTCACGCGTAGCAACATCCAGATTCTTCGTACCTTCAACCTTCGGTACGCAAACTGCCCGGAAGTCGGCCTCGCTAGAATTCTCCAACAATCCGTCACGCAACACAGCAGCCAGATTGAAAACTCCACCCACCGGTCCATGGCGTGCGGCATCCGTCAGCAGCTTCTGTGCACCCTTCAGTGTTGTCACATCGTTCGTATCGATCACCACCTTCACGCCACGCTCCGTCCAGCGACGAATCATCAGCGATTGATAGCCCGTACGAACACCGCTTCTCGACGTTAGTACAATAATCTTTGCGCCACGTGataccaaccagttcgacagCTCCAGACCAAATCCACCCAGTCCACCGATCAGGATGTAAACCTTTTCCGCGTGCATGTAGGTGCGTGGAATTGCGTTGATCAGCTTCGGAGCTGGCTTTACAATCTTggccttttcttcttcccgaACGCGAACGACAACCTTACCGATGTGCTTGCCTGATGCCATAAAGCGGAACGCTTGCTCGACCTGTTGTTCGGTAAAAACGCTCGTCGGAAGCGGACGCACCGCTCCAGTCTTGATACCGTCGGCAACTAGTTTCACTACCTCGGCGATCGTTTCATCATCACCCTCCATTACGCTGTCGAGCAGAATACCGTGGAAGGAAGTGTTCTTCAAAAACACAGACATTCCCAACGGGCTGTTGTTGTTCAGATCGAACTTGCCGATCTCGAGGAAACGTCCATTCAGTCCCAAACAACGGATCGAAGCTTGCAATTTCTCCTCCGCGAGTGAGTTCAGTACGAGATCTACACCACGGCCTTGCGTTTCACGCATCACCAACTGCTCGAAGGAACAGTCACGAGAGTTGCCAATATTTCGATCCGTCAGCTGTGGGAAGGTGCGCTTTAGGAACTCACGCTTCTCCTTCGAACCGACCGTCGTGTACACGGTCACACCGGCTGCAAGGGCGACAGAAATGGCCGCCTGTCCAACACCACCCGATCCAGCATGAATCAAGATGGACTCGCCCCGCTTCATACGACCTCGCATAACAAGCGCGTAGTAAACGGTTGAGTAAACACACGGCACTGTTGACGCCTGTTCCATCGTCCAATTGTCCGGGATCTCCCAGATCATGTTACGTTGCGCAACGCAGGTCGTAGCGAGCGATTTTGCCTGTACCATCGCCATGATGCGACGTCCGGTTGAGTCGCGTCCAGCAAACTCCAGCCCAAGGATACAGTCCTGCGTGGCCAGATCTCCCGGCAGTGCATCAGCTCCCAGCTTACCAGAGCTTAGCATAACATCACGGAAATTGATCGGTGCGTAGTAAACAGTACATAGTTCTGTACGATCGTTCTTGGACGTCGCGTCCGGTCGTTCGCGAGACAGAGAACTTTCGATCCATTTCAAACTTGCCAAATCACCCTTCGTTAGTGCGTTAATGTATGCATGCTCTACCGGGAGTGATGGCGCATTCGATTGATTATCCAGACGAAGATGGCGGAAGGTACCCCAGGCCGGGGTTGGAGTTCCGTTTGCTGGACGAAGTACGTTACAGATCAGATCCTTTGCTAGCTGTTCCTTATAGAGCGATCCGGTAAGCGAGAACTTGTCCGCCTTGCGATCCTGGATGAAGAATAGACGGGCAAACTTGCCACCCACCTCGTTCTTGACACAGTTCATCAGTCCTTGAGCTCCGCAGAGTTCTTCACCCTGGCAAACGATGTACACGTAGGTGGAGGTTTCTTCTGCCTTCGCTAAGGCAGCCTTCAGCTCTTCAACCCAGCTAAAGGATCGttcggtgatggtgatgataacGCTCTTGCGCTGAGCCAAATCAGCAACAATAGGACGCAATAGGACAAACACCTTCTTATCACACACCTGCGTGCTGATGATGGTAAATCCTGCCTTTGCAAGCGTTGCACGGGAGCGTGCATCGAAAGTGCTGCGCGATTCTTCCAACAGTACAAAACCGTCCGATTTGATCGAGTCACGGAGATTGCAGAGGATCGCTTCCGGGTCAGCACGTCCGAAAATGTCGTATCCGATGGCCAGATGACAGTTTTGTTCGATCGGACCAGCTGCTGCATCCTTGTTAACTACGCGCACGCCCGATTCACCGTAATGCTGCACCAAAGTGTCCGGTTGATGTGTCGTGACGACAGCTACATCACTAGCGAGCGTTGGTTCACCCTCGATAATAGCTTGCACCGTACCGGCCATCGTATTTTCGGGCGAACGT encodes the following:
- the LOC126563733 gene encoding fatty acid synthase, translating into MPARFEDVTASDTRRSVPLDRVGGHYDVGAGVGGHGGPRPAIADEICITGFSGRLPESSDIAEFKRNLLEGVDMVNDDDRRWPAGLYELPTRIGKIKDEDLQHLDAEFFKIHQKQAECMDPQLRMLLECTHEAIIDAGINPQEIRGSRTGVYIGCSNSETEQHWCADPDLVNGYGLTGCARAMFANRISYTFDFKGPSYAVDTACSSSLFALSQAFADMKAGHCDAAIVAGCGLILKPTMSLQFKRLNMLSKDGMCKAFDESGNGYVRSDGCVVTFLQRASNSRRIYASVLNVRTNTDGFKEQGITYPIGEMQKRLIKETYDEIGLNPADVVYVEAHGTGTKVGDPQEVNAITDFFCKDRKTPLLIGSVKSNMGHSEPASGVCSIAKILIAMEEGVIPGNLHYKNPNPDLYGLLDGRLKVVDRNLPWNGGIIGLNSFGFGGANAHVILKSNPKPKPISPKDDGFPKLMVASGRTPEAVEAFLEQAAVSKDDEEFVGIVNEIHSRNIPLHNHRGYTVVAGGDAQSQTVREVLEVSADEKRPVWFIYSGMGSQWASMAKDLMQLEVFHNSIYRCAEALRPEGVDLIDVLTKSDETKFDNILNSFISIAAVQVALTDVLTHVGITPDGMVGHSVGELGCAYADGCFTPEQTVLAAYWRGRSILDTDLIAGQMAAVGLSWEDCKQQLPKDVIPACHNSADSVTISGPVNSVGKVIADLNAKGIFAKGVKSSGIAFHSRYIADAAPKLRKSLDKIIPNPKNRTPRWISTSIPEESWPTPLAQQSSSAYHVNNLLSPVLFAEGLKHVPENAICIEIAPHGLLQAILKRALGKDATNLSLMKRDHANNMIFMLSNLGKLYVAGAQPQVQKLYRPITYPVGRGTPMLNSLVKWDHSINWFLARIGVENKSGETIIDVNLGKDEDAYLAGHTIDGRVLFPATGYLTLAWRTYAKMQGADIEKTPVVIENAVFHRATILPKDGSVKFGINFFDGTGAFEICEGGTLAVSGKLTIPEKIELEELPLNKLEADKSGLPLNMSDVYKELRLRGYDYADMFRGVTRSDPRAITGELQWRDNWVSFMDTMLQFSILGKDLRELYLPTRIEKIVINPGRHMELVSNLTQTGDDRTLPVYMYRDINVIKSGGVEMRGLRATLAPRRQGTQAPPTLEKYLFVPNSNEKELAEGNSEKARLRSITAALHLVIENSSGALKIKVAEASFERSPENTMAGTVQAIIEGEPTLASDVAVVTTHQPDTLVQHYGESGVRVVNKDAAAGPIEQNCHLAIGYDIFGRADPEAILCNLRDSIKSDGFVLLEESRSTFDARSRATLAKAGFTIISTQVCDKKVFVLLRPIVADLAQRKSVIITITERSFSWVEELKAALAKAEETSTYVYIVCQGEELCGAQGLMNCVKNEVGGKFARLFFIQDRKADKFSLTGSLYKEQLAKDLICNVLRPANGTPTPAWGTFRHLRLDNQSNAPSLPVEHAYINALTKGDLASLKWIESSLSRERPDATSKNDRTELCTVYYAPINFRDVMLSSGKLGADALPGDLATQDCILGLEFAGRDSTGRRIMAMVQAKSLATTCVAQRNMIWEIPDNWTMEQASTVPCVYSTVYYALVMRGRMKRGESILIHAGSGGVGQAAISVALAAGVTVYTTVGSKEKREFLKRTFPQLTDRNIGNSRDCSFEQLVMRETQGRGVDLVLNSLAEEKLQASIRCLGLNGRFLEIGKFDLNNNSPLGMSVFLKNTSFHGILLDSVMEGDDETIAEVVKLVADGIKTGAVRPLPTSVFTEQQVEQAFRFMASGKHIGKVVVRVREEEKAKIVKPAPKLINAIPRTYMHAEKVYILIGGLGGFGLELSNWLVSRGAKIIVLTSRSGVRTGYQSLMIRRWTERGVKVVIDTNDVTTLKGAQKLLTDAARHGPVGGVFNLAAVLRDGLLENSSEADFRAVCVPKVEGTKNLDVATRELCPDLDYFVCFSSVSCGRGNQGQVNYGLANSAMERICEARHAVGLPATAIQWGAIGDTGLVLENLGDNDTVVGGTLPQRMPSCLQTMDLFMQQPNPVLASMVIAEKRKTDTGGVSLVGCIANILGLKDTKNVSDGATLADLGMDSLMGAEIKQTLERSFDLVLSAAEIRLLTFGKLRSFEKGGAAGGDAGGVVNGAGSPMAAGGAGGKRTDEHAIGDGTQVKFSEDLMPKECLVRLESAAPAGSKARPVFAVHAIEGVITALIPLAQTLPVPVYGLQCVEAAPLDSLELLAAYYIKQIRTVQPRGPYTIVGYSFGASIAYEMVVQLEKAGDACQLLLLDGSPRYVSWYTEAQKQRNANGEVVQAVDEAYALAYFAMVCGGLDYGRTAKELVEAKSWDDRVAKCAEMVHAKIPHYSLQLLATTARSFVGKIVASHMYKPSSKVKATVKLVKPTENYAKLQGDYGLSDLCQQKVEIFTVKGDHRSMLKGDSMKKIADVLQQLF